CTCTTGTTCACCATAATACACTACTAAGAAGGTGAATAGAAAAAAcggaaaaaaagaagatgaatccACCCAAAGGCTCAAATCCATCAACAGGGCATGGACAAGCAACATCAAGGGGTGAGccgggggaattccctggcgggccagtggttagggttagggttcctgcttccacttcagggggcctgggttcgatccctggtcggggaactaagatccttcaagcTGCGCATGAggccaaaacaaaaccaaaaacaaacaaaaaagggatGAGCCAGTGACCCACCCAGCACATGCGAATCTCAAAACCATAATGCTAAGCCACAGCCCCAGCCCCAAGGCTAAATACCCTGAGTTCATTTAAGTGAAGctttagaaaaggcaaaacgGCTGCACAGTGATGGAAGTGCCACAGCCACGGTGTCCCGGAGCAGCAGGTGGACCGACGCCCAAGAACTGCCTGGGGAGGCGGAAACATCCTCTTTGCTGATAAAGGTGTGTAACCGATTGTACAGTGAAAATGGGTGCCTTTCAACGTGTACAAATTTTGCCTAAAAAGAAAGACTGTAAAGAATAATAATCGAGcagggggtggggcctgggtaACCTGAGGTGACTGGGGAGCGGGGTGCTGGCTGCTCATCGCGCTCGTCTGTTGACTTGTGTCCACGTGAAACTTTCCAAAGTAAGAGCAAGGGTATGAACACACAGCAACTTTGGACAACAATATGGTCATGCCACGAAGGTGACGGGAGACTCACTGAAAAGCCACAAGTCCCTTCTCTCCACTCCAGTTCAGTCGCCGTAGCCATGGCAACATGCGTTAATTCCGTGACCTGACAAAGGAATTCTCCACTCCGGTGGAAGAGGCTTCGAGTGAGGGCATGGCCTGGGGGGCAGAGGAAGCCTGCGGGGCACAGCAGGCCACCCTTTCATTCGTCCGCCCTGTAATCAGGGAGGCGCTGGACTCACCCTGGGCAGGAAAACCACCTCCAGGGATAAGGACCCAAATGTTCGCCGCAAAATGACCTTAGGAGCCACGTAACCAATGGACGGGTTCTATGAACCACTGCAGGACAGAAGCCGCATGACCAGAAGCGAAGCAATTCCAACCTGATTAAAATCCCTGCCCCCTAGACAGGCAGTTAGGAAGGCACTTGGGGGGCTCCTTGGTGGCGGTGGAGGTTGGGGCGGGCCACTTATGAGACTCAAACGTTCGCGTTCCTCCTGTCCCTTGGCTTCGGCCTCCAACTCCCGGGCTGAGCTGACCTCTGCATGCAGACAAGCCCAGGTGTCTGTTCCACCCCAGGTCACCACCTCCAGGCTCCACCGGAACCCCGAAGGCCCGAAGTGGGCGGTTCCCAAGCCAGGGTTCCCCGGGCTGCCGCCCCTGCCCATGTCTTGCCAACTGCTCAGAACTAATCCCCCACGTGCCTGCCACCTTCCACAGGAGCCACGGAGACAGCAGCACATCAAGGTCCAGCTCCGACCCCCAGCCGGGGCCTCGAGCTGCCCCCGGGCCCAGTAGCCCCCAACTGcggccccctcctcccagggcccaTCGGCACCCGCTTCCTGCTTCTCCATCAATGGGACCGGGCCGGTGGGAGACTCCACTCCGGTCCCCGGGGCTCGGTGGGCCCCACCTGCTCCCGGGCTTGTCGGGGACTGGCCGGGAGAAACGACCAGCACCACGGCCCACAGCCACCTCCCGCCTTCCTGGCCAAGTGGAATGTTTGCTTCCGATCAAATTCCAACAGGCTGCCCGCCGGGCCCAGTGTCCTGTCTGCTGACTCACGGAGCCCCGCACCCCACTGCTCTCGCTGGTCCCTTTGGGATTAACTAGCGCTAGAACCTGCTCGCCTTGTTCAGCTCAGCCCTGCAACCAGTGGCCTGTCGGGCTCCGAGTCACCCGACGGAAAGACGAGGTAGGACCCAGGacagtggggggcaggggcccGGGGAggcccaccctccccaccagcctgggCTGGACTCCTCTGCCAGAACCACTGTGGGAAGAGAGCACGCTGCGCATGGTGGGGGCGATGATGGGGCTCCCGAGGACCACAGCGGGGAGGGACGTGACCGGGGACACATGGTGACGTAGCAGGAGAAGCAGTACCTGATTCAGATTTCCAGCTATCAGCAAAGGGCCATGGGCCGCCACCTGCCTGTCACCGCCCAGGTCTGACCTCAGTCTCCAGCTTTATAAACCCTCGGTCTCGGTCTTGGAGGCTTTTAGGGTGGAGGGGCGCGGCAGAGAATGCAGAGGCTGGCTGCCAGCTGGAGGCCAGGCAGGGGTGGGCTATCCCTGTCCCCCTAGGGCCACCCGGGTCAAGGATCGCCCAGGTCCCAGGGTGGAGCGCAGCTCTGCTGGGGCCCAGCTGGATCCCAGCCACTGGGGTGAGACCCTAGGGCTGCTGAGGCAGGCTGGGCTGCAAAACCAACAAAAGGGCCTCCCTCCTACTCCCTGGGGCTCATGAATCATCAGGCCTTTGGGGGAGTGCCAGAGTCATCGTGACACAGCAAGAATCTTATCGCCCTAAGAGGGGAGGCAGCCCAGAAACACCCCGAGGAGAGGGAGGGCTGAGGCTGCCAGGTCATGCCATGCACGGGCCCATCACTGGGATGGGACCTGAGCACCCATCGAGCCCACGGCCCTCATGGTCCAGGTGGGGAAACCGAGGTCCAGAGAGGCGAGGGACGTGCTGAGGACCGTGCAGTGAGCCGATCCTGCCCGAGGGGGCTCCcagctctgttctctctctcttgcccCAATTGTTCTCTCCGTCCACTGTGGGGGGAAAGTGGCTCCAGCCCGGGAGAGGACACATACGATCGGCCAGGCCCCAGGTTCCTCTCCCAAATGCTGGTCTATACGGAGAAACTGAGCTCTTTCAGTCCAGAGCTCTCTGGACTGGGACAGTAAGTACCTCCACTCCCTCCCCGGCCGAGGGTGGGAGTCCTGAGAAGGGAGATAGTGGTCTCAGAGCAGGGAGAAGAGAGTGGCGGAAAGCCCATCGGTAAGTCCACGAGCCAGCCTCAGGACGCCCCCAGGAAGGAAGCTGGGCACGCGGGCGACAGTTGGGTAAGCGggccagggaggagagggggcagagGACAACGCTGCAGCCCAGCCTGCCCCAGGGGCTCTGCGTCTGCTCGTCCTTCTGAGAGGAAGGCTCTGTTCCGTGGCCCTCCTCGTGAGCCCTGGCAACATGAAGGCCTGGCAGTGTCTGCTGTCACATGCACTCACCTTGGGTCCCGGCCCCCAGCACGTTcccacgaggagggggaaggagggggagggagggggagggaggacggAGGAAGCCTCCCAGCAGGGCTAGGTGGGAGCTGTTCTAGGTGCTGCCCATGCAGGgacaccaccccccgccccccaacccccgcaccaggaacaggaggagggagaaatacACAAGGGCTCTTCCTCAAggaccctcctcctcccccactccacccTGCTGGAGCAGCACCTCCCACTTCTGCTCTAGAAGCCTCTGGTTATTGCTCCCAGAGCAGAGGAGAGCAAAGAGGAACCCTATTGTTGGCAAAGAAACAAAGTTGCCTAAGCCCAAGCCCGCCCCACATGAAGGCAGTGGAGTCACAGAATCAGCTCAGCAAAGCCCCAGCGCCCTCTGCACTTGTTTCAAAAGACCTCAGTTGCTAAGTGGAGacaatgaggttcagagaaggaAAGACTCCTGCCACAGAGCAAACTTGGATGCTCTCAATGAGGTATCTAAGTGTTGAGGGCCTGGGGTCATATGCCATTTACTGAGGCCTGGGACCCTCTGTTGGAGCATCCTGTGATAGGCCGGTATGGGGACAGGGGCGGAGGgcgggggaaggaggaaaaataatcctGAGTTAATTGTTACTTTCTCCCCCAACCTATTTCTTGGACAAAGTCCCAGGTGTTAAGGTTTCTGGCTCCTCTAAGGGGATGAggctggggccagggtgggggcTAGGACTGCTCCGTGAGCTCCTCCTGGGCACCCCCCAATCTTGGGTGACAGGGGGTCAGGGGACAGTGTTTGGGGtgaccttccttccctcccactggCAGAGCCCTGCATTCTGGCTTGCTTTTCCAAGTTCTGAACAGAATCACAAAGCTGGCAGGAAGCAGGCTCTGCAAAGCACGGTGGTGTGTTACGACACAGAACCGAGTTCCTCCAGAGCTGAGGGGACAGTGGTGTGGAAGTCACAGAGAGACAATGTCTGCCCCGTCAAGAGCTAACTGGTTTGGGTAGAACTCTCATTTGAGGTTTATATAATAAGTTACCAGCAAAGATGCTCACATCATGGGTAGCAGATTCTTGGTCAAGTCCACGgtgaaaagtgaaaagagaaaagagaccaCTTTCACTCTGAGATGAACCCTGacagctccccagcccctgctcacATCTTACCACTGGGTAGATCTTGTTTCCACACGGCACGTGGGGAGAGTGCTTCAGTCAGGGGCCATGGCTCTCCGAGGacccaccctccctttcctgttcccccacccccatcacgtATGGTCAGCGTGCTTTACTTCTGCTTTTGCTCCTACTCTTTGGCCTTCCTGATCAGAGCAAAGTGGCAGTTCCACTGGCTAGACAATGGGGCTGGTCTCAGTTCCTCAGCAGGCCTTGGAAGCTGGGCCAAAGAGATGGTGTTTCAAGAAAGGTCGAGTGTTTTTCCTCAGGGAACTTGACGGTAGAGAGATAAGGTAGAGATCCGGCCTCGAATCCTACCTCTGGATCTAACTGTGTGACATCTATCAAGTCAGAAACAGGTTTGGAAAACATACTCCCAGAATGAATCGCTTCCCCTGTTTGCATCTCAGTTTTCCCTGTGGAGGAGGAAGTCCAACCAGACAGTCTCTAaggacctcccagctccaggacATAGGTCTACAGTCGATGGCTGCACACGGACATCAGAAATGCCTCGCGTTGTGTGTATACCGGGTGGTGGCACATGAGCGAGAGCAACAGCGAGAGCCCGACCGAGCAGAGCCCGAGAGACCCGGCGACAGTCAGCTGGGAAAGCCCAGGTACCTAAAGGGAAGGGACCTGAAGCAACGTCATGCTCTAAGTCTGCTGCTTCTACAATGTGGGGCCTGGGGGAGACTCACCGATGCACCCATGATGATAAAGATATGCGTATCAGCCTGATGGAAGGCATCGCCCTGGTACAGCTCTTCCCGCAGGATCCCGCACACCTGGGTCCGGCTCAGAGCCACCTGCCTTGCCATCATGCTCTCTGGTGGAAGAAAAACTCGTTAACAAGGCAGGAGAACAGAAGAGCATTGAGAAGCTGGCCCCTTTCTGGAGGGGTCCTTTGGGCTCTCACCCAGCTGGTGCCTGCTTATTGAAACCACTCACTGTGAATATGGCTGGGGAGCAGGATGTCTGGGAGGTTAGAAACTGCTGGCCCTGGGCTCTGGCCATACTCTCTGGGCAACCTTCTTTCCTGGTGTATGTTACAAAATTACCCAAAGCATTAGTGAATTCCTGCTAGGGCCTCCGCTCTGGGGGACTGAGTAAAACCCTGCTGGAGCATCGTACGACCTGCTTAAGACTATCTCACCCGGGATTCAGGCGGAAACTCCACAATGAGCTAGAGCATGCTAGATTGTGCAGCTGATGGAGTGTAGCTCCAGCCCTCCTCCTGCCACGCTGCGAGACACCGGCAAGTCCCGTGTCCAGTGTGGCGGGGGGGGCAGGGATGCAGGGGACTGTGAGATCGGCTAAGACCCTCTCGATTTTGCCCTGTTCCCAAGTATGGGAAATCAAAGTGCCTCGCAGCGCCGCGACCGCTCACTTACCTGTGCTTCGACGCTGCCGCCTGTCGCGCTCACAGCCCCGGAGCTCCCGGCAGTTTCCGGGGGCTACTCCCCGCCGGCCCATTTAACCGGCGGGGGCGGGCACCTGGTCTGAGCTGACCAGCCTCAGGCGAGACGCGCGGGTGGGGCCTCTGCAGGCCCCTCCCCCGAGGGGCGGGGAGGGCCAAGGGGCGGGCAGGTGCGCGCGCATCCCAGGCCGAACCCCCCgcgcgccccccccgccccggcagaCCCCGTGCGAGGGCCCAGACCTGGCCCGCCCTGCCCTTTGAGCACCTGCGCTGGCCGCCGGGCCGCGAGCCGCCTCCTTTACCCGCCGCCGCTGCACCGTGTCTCCGATGCTTCGAGAGTCCGCGTGCTGCTCTCCGCTGCTCGCCCGCGTGCCCATCCCTGGCCAGACCCCGCCCCTATAGTCCGGCTTTCTCGCGGGCCCTGGGAGGTCCCGCGCCCTAGCGAAGGGCTCCACTTCCGCCGGCCGCGTGGTCACGCCCCTCGACCTTGTTTGTGGGCGGGGCCTTCAGCAGCCCCGTCCCCTCGCCGGACCGGTCGCCGGATCAGGTCAAACCGGCCCTATTAGATGATAGCCTCGTCGTGGCTCCTCCCCTAACGGGGGCGGGGCGGCCAAGCGCCCCGTGGCTGGATGCCGCCGACGGAGAGACAAGGGGGAATGCGGGTCGCGACGCATATTACTGGGGAACGTCCTGAGGGCCAGCGGAGGCTGGCGGGCTCGGGTTTCGGTCTGAGGCAGCCTCCCTCACACCTCTCGCCAGCCGGCTGGGGTCGGGGCCTGAGTGTTTTACTTCCGGATCCCACAGCTACGACACCGGAAGCCGGAAGTGGGAGTTTGGcagtgggagaagggaagggcTACCGCGGAACCCGGGTTTTTTCGGAGCATCGGGGTCCGAGGAGCGCTCGGGGCCGCCACTCCCGCCTTTCTCACGTCGGACCGACTCTGCTGACAGGTGTGGTCCTCTTCTCCGAAGACAGGGTACCATCGGTGGGTGTTCCGCCGCCTCCGAGACCCCCCCCCCTCCGACGACCAGGCTTCCCCCTCCTGCTGGGCCCCGGCCGGGTTCTGCCGCCAGCTTCTAGACCAGGGGCCGAGGCCGGCCGATTTAGGACTCAGGTTACTTTAGCGGCGAGCGGGACTgtttctgcctcttcttcctccaccaCGGCGGAGTCTGACCACACCCCTAGTTTGTGAATGACTCTTCTAGTTCGGAGACATTTTCTGTTCATCAAACTTGACTGCATTTGAAgttaagttctttaaaaagttcTCAAATATAGCTTGGCAGCTAAGTATCTTAAGTCATGTGCCTCATTTTGCTCCTTTTGCAAAAGGTGACTGTCTCCCGGACCTTATATCATTTCTGTGACTTGAGGATGAATGGGCCATCCTGGCATGTTCGAGGAACTCATTAAGGAGGCCACTATACCTGGAGTAGAGTGAGCGAGGGGAGAGTACTTAGAGTGGAAGCCATGGGGGACCAGATAGTGCACGGCCTTGTAGGCGGGTTGTAGGACCTTTGAGTTTTGCGCGATGGGCAATGAGGAACCATGGTAGCGATGCGAGTAGAAGAGGAATGTGATCAGAATCACCTTTTAGGCTGATTGTTCTGGCGCGGTGGGGAGAACAGACTGTAGGGGCAAGGGTAGGAGCAGGGTGACCTGTTAGGAGGTTATTGtagtaatccaggtgagagacgATGGTGCTCTGatcattttattatgtaaaatttcaaagatgttcaaaagtagaaagaatagttTAGTAAATCCAATGTGTCCACTTCCCAGCGTCAACAGTTACCAACTCGTGGCtacttttgtttaatttatacCCCTCACAGTattctattattttcaaaaatagctttattgccatataattcacataccttacaattcacccatttaaagtgtacagtttgctggtatattcacagacttgcacaaccatcaccattaattccagaatattttcatcactccagaaagaaaccccataaaCTTTAGCCATCACCCCCATCACCCCATCTACCCCAGCTCTAAGCATCCACTAGTCTCtatgtatttgcctattctggacatttcacataaatggaatcatataatatgtggtcttttgtgacttgtttctttctcttagcataatgttgtaGCGTGGGAACATAGtagattttgtttattcatcagttgatggacatttgggtcatttccactCTTTGGCTGTTaggagtaatgctgctgtgaacatccctGTGTGGACatgggttttcatttctttcaggtagatacctaggagttcCCCCATTAttttgtggtggtttttttttttttttttttttttttttgcggtacgcgggcttctcactgttgtggccttttNNNNNNNNNNNNNNNNNNNNNNNNNNNNNNNNNNNNNNNNNNNNNNNNNNNNNNNNNNNNNNNNNNNNNNNNNNNNNNNNNNNNNNNNNNNNNNNNNNNNNNNNNNNNNNNNNNNNNNNNNNNNNNNNNNNNNNNNNNNNNNNNNNNNNNNNNNNNNNNNNNNNNNNNNNNNNNNNNNNNNNNNNNNNNNNNNNNNNNNNNNNNNNNNNNNNNNNNNNNNNNNNNNNNNNNNNNNNNNNNNNNNNNNNNNNNNNNNNNNNNNNNNNNNNNNNNNNNNNNNNNNNNNNNNNNNNNNNNNNNNNNNNNNNNNNNNNNNNNNNNNNNNNNNNNNNNNNNNNNNNNNNNNNNNNNNNNNNNNNNNNNNNNNNNtcggcaggcgggctctcaaccgctgcgccaccagggaagcccccccccccatTATTTTGAGCCAAATTCCAGATAGTgtaatttcatccataaatatttcagtgtgcatCTCTAAGAAATGACTTTGAAAGAAACATAACCACGATACCACTATCACACCTAAAATAGTTACCATTATTTGCTTAGTATCATCAAATAAATTCTAAGATACATTGTGACAGGATTTCCTGATGGATCCGATGTGAGCTGTGAGAGGCAGAGAGGACTCAAGAAGGACTCCTAGGTTTTGTCCTGCTAACTGGAGGATGGATTTGCCATCAACTGGTAATAAGGAAGGCCGTGGGTGAGCTGGCTTCTGGGGGCTGTCAGGAGTGCAGTTTTAGAGACGTTAGTTTTGAGAGGATGACtagatatccaagtggagatgttgagTTTGATGTGTTAGTTTGGAGTTCAGGAAAGAGTTCTGATTTGGGGTATCATCAGCATTAAGATGAGGGTTACAGCTTTGAGTCTGGATGGAATTAGTATTGGAGTGACTGGAGTTAGAGAAAAGATCCCAGAACAGAGCCCTGGGCACCACCACGTGAAGGGCTGGGCGGATGAGGATGGTCCAGTGAAAGAGCCTGAACAGGAGCAGCcagtgaggtaggaggaaaaccaggaatcGGGGATCAGCGATCCGTCAGATACTGCTGATGGGTCAGGAGGGCGTTCAGGTAAGTATCAGTGTAACAGTGAAACGTCCAAGCTCTTTCGGTGTTCAAGTCTCTGGTTGAAGCTCAGGCCCTACTCCTGGAAACTTCTGTTGGGATTGGCCTCCTCCATGTAGTCAGTGTTCTTGGTCAGGACTTAAAAGGGCTCCAGGCTGGTGCTGTCTGGCATAGCCTCCCTCTCTGTACTCTAGTTCACAAGAGAACGCAAACAGCTCAGCCTGTGTCTGCCACTCTCTCTTCGGCTGTGAGCCCAGCTCCCACTTTCAGATGCCTCAGTGCATGTCAGCTGCTAGATGTCTGCCTCGGCCCCTCAGGTCCAGGGAACACTCGTCAGGCTCTGAGTGAAGTCCCTCTTACTTGGTGTATggatttcctagggctgctgtaggAGAGGTCCACAAGCcagggggcttaaaacaacagaaatgtatcctctcccagcttctggggcTCCAGGTGCCacttggcttgtggccgcatccctcccgtctctgcctccatcttcacgtggcttctcctctgtctgtgtctctgctcTTCTGTGTCTTACAAGGACCCtgccattggatttagggccactctcatccaggatgatctcatcccCAGATCCTTAACTTTattacatctgcagagaccctttTGCCAAGTCAGGTcacagtcacaggttctgggggtcaGGGCGTGGACATACCTTATTGGGGGACATCATTCCACTCAGTGCACTAGGTGAGGGGCCAGCACCCTCCACTCGTGCTTGGAGGTGTATGTGTCGGGGTAGGATTCCCGGCACACTGACACCTCCCTCCAAAAATAATCTCCGTGATTTCTCCTCTCTGGTGAAGTTCTTCAGGTTACAGCCTGGAGATAGTGCTAGGCACAGTATACAACCAGTGCTGAGCCGTGACCTTTCCAAGCACCACATAAATGCCTGTACCTCCCTTTGGAATGGGAGTATGTGCCACCTCTTAGCATCCTTTTCCGCTTGGCACAGTGCTCGTCATTCTGCTTAAAGTGTGGCGCCCAAACTCCTCCCCGGCCTGCAGGGTAGGAGAATTCTGCATAGGCCTCCTCTTGTGATGCCTCTGCTGGCTCTCTGTTTCAGACCCTGACGTGTTGGATGAGCAGGCCCCCCTGGAAGAGTCCACTGTGTGAGATGGTGCAGCCTAGCGGCGGCCCAGCAGGGGACCAGGGCGCACTGGGTGAAGAGTCTTCTCTGGGGAAGCCAGCCATGCTTCACCTGCCTTCAGAGCAGGGTGCTCCTGAGACCTTCCAGCGCTGTCTGGAGGAGAATCAAGAGCTCCGAGGTGAGGGAGACAGCGGGTGTGTGGAGTAAAATGTCCGGGGACCTGGCACTGCTGGGGGAAGGATTATCCCACTCACCTGCGCCTCTGCATTGACTGGGACTGGGGTGGGCCAGTTAGAGACTCAAGCTCAGCCACCCTTCCTCTTTGTTTCAGGTGGGATTCCCTGGAAGTGGACTTTGAGATACAGCGTGGCATGCAGGACGTTTATTTAGAGTCTTCTTAGCAGTAAcactggggaggggcagggcagggcagggcagtgaAGAAGCAGGGGAGGGCGGAGGGAGAAGCTGGGCCGCAGCGCAGGCCGGCCCTACAAGGAGCTCTGGAGCGGGAATGACCCTTCCGCGTTGTCCCACCTGGGCCAACGCGGCCAGGCCCCTGTGTCTCTGTACTGATCGGTCATTAAGCACTGGCTGTCCTGGGAAGGGGCGGGGCTATCGTGCGAAGGAGCGAGGCTATTCCGGGAGGGGCGTGGCTATCCTGGGAAGGGGGCGTGACCTGCTCCAGAAAGGGGCTGTGGTCTGCTCTGGGAATGGGTGTGGCCTCCCTTAGAAGGGCCAGTGGGCTGCTTTGGAAAAGGGGCGTCCAGGCCCTGTGGGCAGGGCATGAGCCCAGGGGGCGCTCCTCGAAGATACCGGAGCTGAGGGCTGCCGTCCAGCAGCACCCACCCCCCAGGTGGCCGGGTTCGAGTACTTTCCGGGccgccccctccccatctccatcaCAGCCCCCACTCACTCACCCTCCATGTCCTCACCTGCATCGGGGGCAGCTTCTCCAGGCCCCAGGGGCCGTCGCGTCGCGCCCCTCAGCTGGTGTGGCTGCCCTGGGGTGTGACCCACTCCTGCCCGCTTCGCGTGGGGCAGCCCTCCCCCCTTGGCGGTCGTGCCCCGGGGGCTCCTCGTCTGGCGTGCTGC
The window above is part of the Physeter macrocephalus isolate SW-GA unplaced genomic scaffold, ASM283717v5 random_1575, whole genome shotgun sequence genome. Proteins encoded here:
- the LOC114485485 gene encoding NF-kappa-B essential modulator-like isoform X2, yielding MPPTERQGGMRVATHITGERPEGQRRLAGSGFGLRQPPSHLSPAGWGRGLSVLLPDPTATTPEAGSGSLAVGEGKGYRGTRVFSEHRGPRSARGRHSRLSHVGPTLLTGVVLFSEDRVPSTLTCWMSRPPWKSPLCEMVQPSGGPAGDQGALGEESSLGKPAMLHLPSEQGAPETFQRCLEENQELRDAIRQSNQMLRERCEELQRFQGSQREEKAFLMQKFQEARDLVERLSLEKRELHRQREQALQELECLKTCQQMAEDKASVKAQVTSLLGELQESQSRLEAATKERQALEGR
- the LOC114485485 gene encoding NF-kappa-B essential modulator-like isoform X1 — encoded protein: MPPTERQGGMRVATHITGERPEGQRRLAGSGFGLRQPPSHLSPAGWGRGLSVLLPDPTATTPEAGSGSLAVGEGKGYRGTRVFSEHRGPRSARGRHSRLSHVGPTLLTGVVLFSEDRVPSTLTCWMSRPPWKSPLCEMVQPSGGPAGDQGALGEESSLGKPAMLHLPSEQGAPETFQRCLEENQELRDAIRQSNQMLRERCEELQRFQGSQREEKAFLMQKFQEARDLVERLSLEKRELHRQREQALQELECLKTCQQQMAEDKASVKAQVTSLLGELQESQSRLEAATKERQALEGR